CGTCCCGGCGCTGAGCCTGCGCGAGGCGATCGCCCTCGCCGGTCCGCTGCCGGAGCGGGCGCTGCGGACCCTGGGCGCGGGGCTCGCGGAAACCCTGTCGCGGGTGCACGCGGGCGGGGCGGTGCTGCACGGTCTCGCGCCCGACACCGTGCTGCTCGCGGCGGACGGGCCGCGGCTCACGGCCTTCGGTGCGCTGGGCGCCGCGGCCGGCGCCGAGGCGCATCCGGACGGACAACTGACCGTCCGGCTCAGCTATCTGACCCCGGAACAGGCAGCAGGCTCCAAGCCCGGGCCGGCCTCGGACATCTTCGTACTGGGTCTGCTCCTGGCGTATGCGGCGACGGGCACCACCCCACTGGGCGACGTGGACCGGATCGCTCACGCCGAGCCGGAGCTGGACGGCGTGCCCGGCGAGCTGCGGCCGCTGGTCGCGAGCTGCCTCGCGAAGCTCCCGGAGGACCGCCCGTCGGCGGGCACGGTGGCGGCGGAACTGGCCCTGGAGGGCGCGGCGGCGCTGGCCCGCGACGGCTGGCTTCCGCCGGCCCTGGTCCAAGCGGTGGAGTCGCAGGCGGCGGCGGTTCAGTCGCTGCGGTCGGGAGTCGAACTGGCGGGGGTCGAGCGGGCGGCGGTCGAGCAGGCGGCGGTCGAGCAGGCGGCGGTCGAGCAGGCGGGCGACGGGCTCACGGATGCGATCCCCGCGCAGCATCCCGGCGGCAGCACCGGCGCCGACACCCTCGTCGTCCGTGGGCGGAGCGCCGACAGGGCGACGGCTGCCCTGGGGGTGCCCAACGCCCGGACCGCACCGGGCGCGGCGAGCGCACCGATCACGGCGAGCGCGGCGAGCGCACCGGTCGTGGCGCCGGCCGCCCCTGCCCTGCCCGCCGTACCGCGGCCGGCGCCCGCGCCGGCACCGGTTCCCCCGCCCTCGCCCGCAGCGCCCGACCGGCGGGCGCTGCTCATCGGGATCGCCGCCGGGATCGCCGGGATCGCGCTCGGCGGCGGCGCCGTCCAGGCCCTCGGTGACGATGCGTCAAAATCCGCCCCCGCACCGGCCCCCACTCCCCCGCGGGCCCGTATCGCCGGAGTGCCGCCCGAGCCCGCGTGGCGTTACGAACACCCCGGCACCAAGGACGACCCAGCGCCGAACGCGACCGTCTGGGGCGACCGGGTGCTGGTCCTGACCGGCGGCGACCGGGCGACCGGCGTGGATGTGCGCACCGGACGCCGGCTCTGGCAGATCGCGGAGGCAGCCTCGCCGTCCCGTGCCGTACCCGTGGACGCCGAGCTCTGCTTCGTCGACGGCCGGTCCGAGTTCCTCTGGATCTCCGCACGGGACGGCCGGATCAGGCACCGGGTCGCCAAGACCGCCCTCCTGGGCGCCAGCGAGACGCTGACCGTGGGGACCGTCACCGGCTGGGACGGCGGCACGCTCTGGCTGACCGGACACATCACCAAGGGCGCCGCCACCACCGCACACTTCCTCGCGTACGACCTGGTCTCACGCACCTGGCAGTGGCGCACCCAGATCACCAAGGGGCTGCCGCCCGCGATCCCCCGGTACGAGCTGATCGCCGTACGCGGCGCGGACATCCTCGTACGGCAGGACGCGGCGTCGCTGACCCCGGTACAGCGCAAGGCGTCCAAGGGCTCCTCCGTGCTGCTCGCGTTCGACCGGAAGACGGGCAGGCAGCGGCAGACGCTGGCACTCCCGGCCATCGCGCCCACTGCGGCCATGACCGGCGATACGGCCCAGAACGTCTTCGCCGCGTCGGCGGGCGAGCTGCACGCGTACTCCAGCCGCGGCGGCAGACGGCTGTGGCGGCTGGCCGCGGCCGCCCAAGCGCCCGGAGAGACAGGGATCTTCCCCTTCGGCAAGGGGGTCCTGCGGGGTTCGACGCTCTATGTCGCCAACCGCCATCAGGAGGTGTGCGCCGTCGACACCGCTACGGGCCGCGCCCTGTGGCGGCGCTCGACCGAGGCGCCCGTCTGGGGCAACGTCCCGGCGACCGCGCTCAGCGCGAGCGGCGGCACAGTGCTCGCGGGCGACGGCGCGCAACTCACCGCGTTCGCCGCGCGTGACGGCAGGCGGCTGTGGAAGTTCCAGGAGGCGGGCGTGAACGACGCTCCGGGCGGCCCGCGCTATGTGCCGCTGCAGGGCGGCGGCCGGATGCTCGTCGTCCAGCGGGAGCGGACCTTCTACGCGTTGCCGGTGGACTGACACGCCGGAGGCGGGCCGCACTCGCCCTCGACGAGTGACCGCGTTGCGCCGACTCGACCACCCGCCGGGCACTCCCGGTTGCGCGCTCGCACGATGGGGCGCACGGCCCACCCCACAGCCGGAGGTGACGAGATGTCAGGCAGCCTGCTCCGATCCGTCTGTACCGCGGCGCTGGCAGCCGCCACCGCGCTCGCCGCGGTGCCCGCGGCGGCCGAACCCGCCACCGATCCGCCCGCGAACCTCGCGGGGATGCTGACACAGCTTCAGACCCTGTACCGGCAGGCGGAGCAGGCCGGGGAGACGTACAACGCGATGGAGGAGGAGCTCACCCGTCAGCGGGCCGAGACGGCGCGGCTCGGCCGCGAGCTCGCCAAGGCCCGCAAGGCCCTCACCATGAGCCGGGGGGAGGCGGGACGACTGGCACGGCTGCAGTACCAGGGCCAGTCCGAGCTCTCCGCATATCTCCAGCTCCTCCTCGCCCGGAACCCGCGACAGGCTCTCGATCAAGACCATCTCATCGAGCGCGCGGCCGTTGAGCGGCTGGCCACAACCGCCAGGCTGGAGACCGGGACACGGCGGGCGGCGGGACTTGAGGCGGCGTCCCGCAAGGCGCTCCACAACGAGCAGACCCTCGCGGCGCGGCGGAAGAAGGCGAGCGAGGCTGC
This window of the Streptomyces sp. SLBN-118 genome carries:
- a CDS encoding PQQ-binding-like beta-propeller repeat protein; this translates as MEPLQQDDPRRIGPYTALARFGESAVCVRYLACAQDGGVSVVSVARPELAALAAFRSRFQSETRRTERLAGGWVAPVESGTDGDPMWTASPYVPALSLREAIALAGPLPERALRTLGAGLAETLSRVHAGGAVLHGLAPDTVLLAADGPRLTAFGALGAAAGAEAHPDGQLTVRLSYLTPEQAAGSKPGPASDIFVLGLLLAYAATGTTPLGDVDRIAHAEPELDGVPGELRPLVASCLAKLPEDRPSAGTVAAELALEGAAALARDGWLPPALVQAVESQAAAVQSLRSGVELAGVERAAVEQAAVEQAAVEQAGDGLTDAIPAQHPGGSTGADTLVVRGRSADRATAALGVPNARTAPGAASAPITASAASAPVVAPAAPALPAVPRPAPAPAPVPPPSPAAPDRRALLIGIAAGIAGIALGGGAVQALGDDASKSAPAPAPTPPRARIAGVPPEPAWRYEHPGTKDDPAPNATVWGDRVLVLTGGDRATGVDVRTGRRLWQIAEAASPSRAVPVDAELCFVDGRSEFLWISARDGRIRHRVAKTALLGASETLTVGTVTGWDGGTLWLTGHITKGAATTAHFLAYDLVSRTWQWRTQITKGLPPAIPRYELIAVRGADILVRQDAASLTPVQRKASKGSSVLLAFDRKTGRQRQTLALPAIAPTAAMTGDTAQNVFAASAGELHAYSSRGGRRLWRLAAAAQAPGETGIFPFGKGVLRGSTLYVANRHQEVCAVDTATGRALWRRSTEAPVWGNVPATALSASGGTVLAGDGAQLTAFAARDGRRLWKFQEAGVNDAPGGPRYVPLQGGGRMLVVQRERTFYALPVD